The following are encoded in a window of Periplaneta americana isolate PAMFEO1 chromosome 13, P.americana_PAMFEO1_priV1, whole genome shotgun sequence genomic DNA:
- the mts gene encoding serine/threonine-protein phosphatase 2A catalytic subunit alpha isoform, with translation MEEKASLKELDQWIEQLNECKQLTESQVKTLCDKAKEILAKESNVQEVKCPVTVCGDVHGQFHDLMELFRIGGRSPDTNYLFMGDYVDRGYYSVETVTLLVALKVRYRERITILRGNHESRQITQVYGFYDECLRKYGNANVWKFFTDLFDYLPLTALVDGQIFCLHGGLSPSIDTLDHIRALDRLQEVPHEGPMCDLLWSDPDDRGGWGISPRGAGYTFGQDISETFNHSNGLTLVSRAHQLVMEGYNWCHDRNVVTIFSAPNYCYRCGNQAAIMELDDALKYSFLQFDPAPRRGEPHVTRRTPDYFL, from the exons ATGGAAGAAAAAGCTTCGCTGAAGGAATTAGATCAATGGATAGAACAGTTGAATGAATGCAAACAACTGACAGAAAGCCAAGTAAAAACTTTATGCGATAAG GCGAAAGAAATATTAGCCAAAGAATCAAATGTACAGGAAGTGAAATGTCCTGTAACAGTTTGTGGAGATGTTCATGGTCAGTTCCACGATTTGATGGAATTGTTTCGAATAGGTGGAAGGTCACCAGACACAAACTACCTCTTCATGGGAGATTATGTTGACCGTGGATATTATTCTGTGGAAACGGTTACACTTCTAGTTGCACTGAAG GTTCGTTATCGTGAAAGAATAACAATTTTGCGTGGTAACCACGAATCTAGGCAGATTACACAAGTTTATGGATTTTATGATGAATGTCTGCGCAAATATGGGAATGCTAATGTATGGAAATTCTTCACTGACTTGTTTGACTACCTACCTTTGACAGCACTGGTAGATGGACAGATATTCTGTCTTCATGGCGGTCTTTCTCCATCAATAGACACACTTGATCACATCCGAGCGCTAGATCGCCTACAAGAAGTTCCACACGAG GGTCCAATGTGTGATTTGTTATGGTCTGATCCTGATGACCGAGGAGGCTGGGGAATTTCGCCACGAGGGGCTGGCTACACATTTGGCCAAGATATTTCAGAGACATTTAACCATTCGAATGGACTGACTCTTGTATCACGAGCACATCAACTTGTTATGGAGGGTTATAATTG GTGCCATGATCGTAATGTAGTTACAATTTTCTCTGCACCTAATTATTGCTATCGTTGTGGGAACCAAGCAGCCATAATGGAATTGGATGATGCACTGAAATACTCATT cCTGCAGTTTGACCCAGCACCTAGACGTGGAGAACCGCACGTGACCAGAAGGACTCCAGATTATTTCTTGTAA